In Sciurus carolinensis chromosome 17, mSciCar1.2, whole genome shotgun sequence, one genomic interval encodes:
- the Tmem42 gene encoding transmembrane protein 42 isoform X2, whose amino-acid sequence MAARLQPQPPGGAVSAAAYPDTPAELPPHLQAGAMRRRFWGAFNCLCAGAFGALAAAAAKLAFGSEVSMVFCVLGIIVMASTNSLMWTFFSRGLSFSMSSAIASVTVTFSNILSSAFLGYVLYGECQEVLWWGGVFLILCGLTLIHRKLPPTWKAPPHKQQ is encoded by the exons ATGGCTGCGCGGTTGCAGCCGCAGCCCCCGGGAGGCGCCGTGTCGGCCGCCGCCTACCCCGACACGCCCGCCGAGCTGCCCCCGCACCTGCAGGCCGGCGCGATGCGGCGCCGCTTCTGGGGCGCGTTCAACTGCCTGTGCGCCGGCGCGTTCGGGGCCctggccgccgccgccgccaagCTGGCCTTCGGCAGCGAG GTGAGCATGGTCTTCTGCGTCTTGGGCATTATTGTGATGGCAAGCACCAATTCCCTGATGTGGACCTTCTTCAGtcggggcctcagtttctccatgtcTTCGGCCATTGCATCGGTCACAGTGACTTTTTCGAATATTCTCAGTTCG GCCTTCCTGGGCTACGTGCTGTACGGAGAGTGCCAGGAGGTCCTGTGGTGGGGAGGAGTGTTCCTCATCCTCTGTGGGCTCACCCTCATCCACAGGAAGCTCCCGCCCACCTGGAAAGCCCCACCACACAAGCAGCAGTGA
- the Tmem42 gene encoding transmembrane protein 42 isoform X1, giving the protein MAARLQPQPPGGAVSAAAYPDTPAELPPHLQAGAMRRRFWGAFNCLCAGAFGALAAAAAKLAFGSEPFSARDSKVSMVFCVLGIIVMASTNSLMWTFFSRGLSFSMSSAIASVTVTFSNILSSAFLGYVLYGECQEVLWWGGVFLILCGLTLIHRKLPPTWKAPPHKQQ; this is encoded by the exons ATGGCTGCGCGGTTGCAGCCGCAGCCCCCGGGAGGCGCCGTGTCGGCCGCCGCCTACCCCGACACGCCCGCCGAGCTGCCCCCGCACCTGCAGGCCGGCGCGATGCGGCGCCGCTTCTGGGGCGCGTTCAACTGCCTGTGCGCCGGCGCGTTCGGGGCCctggccgccgccgccgccaagCTGGCCTTCGGCAGCGAG CCTTTCTCTGCACGCGATTCCAAG GTGAGCATGGTCTTCTGCGTCTTGGGCATTATTGTGATGGCAAGCACCAATTCCCTGATGTGGACCTTCTTCAGtcggggcctcagtttctccatgtcTTCGGCCATTGCATCGGTCACAGTGACTTTTTCGAATATTCTCAGTTCG GCCTTCCTGGGCTACGTGCTGTACGGAGAGTGCCAGGAGGTCCTGTGGTGGGGAGGAGTGTTCCTCATCCTCTGTGGGCTCACCCTCATCCACAGGAAGCTCCCGCCCACCTGGAAAGCCCCACCACACAAGCAGCAGTGA